Part of the Eshraghiella crossota genome is shown below.
TGCCTCATAATGCAGTATAATGGCAACGAGGTTTATGCAACCCGATACATGAAATTCCTATTTCTCTCTGGACGGAGGTGGATAGGATATTTTCGATTGTACCTGACAGGTGTCAGATGCTTTTGTATGAGAAGCATGGACTCTGTTTCGTTACCATCGTGTTTGAGATATGCCCTGCATATGTTTACTGCATTTGAAACGGATTTACTCTGCATCTGGAGCATAAACTGAATATACTTGCGGAAAGAAAGTTTGCGGTTCCTAGTAAAATCACTTTCCGGATTACGGCAGAACATGGAGTGAATTTCATCGAGTTCTGTGATGCAGTTGTCGAGTGTAGATTTTAAATTAGATAAGAAAAAATCAGCCATAATGAGCCTCCTTGAAATATGTTTATAATCAAGGCTTGCGCAACATATATTGGCTTACTTGTCAACTGTTTTTTGTAATATTTTTAAAGTTTTTAGGCATAAAAACAGTGGCTTTCTATGACAGAAAACCACTAAAATGATGCTTAACTGAATGGCATTGCTTTATCACCACTTTGAAAATGGTTGTTTTATGGCGGATAGTCAGACAGTTTTGGATATAAGAGATGATCTGTGAGCAACAATGAATGCAGGGAAGTGACCGAAAATTACCGCACAGGACGGAGTGCATATTTACGGCTTGGACAGTTGTTTATGAGATTGTTTGCAGGACTATTATAGCAGAAAGAAGAGGTGTTCGATATGTGTACAGCAGCAACTTACAAAACAAAAGATTTTTATATGGGCAGAACGCTTGATTATGAATTTTCCTATGGGGAACAGATTACGATAACGCCAAGAAATTACGAATTTGATTTCCGGTTTGCCGGGAAGATAAAAAGCCATTATGCTTTGATCGGAATGGCATTTGTTGCAGGAGGTTATCCGCTTTATTATGATGCTGTTAATGAAAAAGGCCTTGGAATGGCAGGTCTTAATTTTGTCGGCAATGCGGCATATGAAGAGGCTTTGCCGGAAGATGAAACAGAAGTCAGCCAGGTGGCACAGTTCGAGTTCATCCCATGGATCCTTACACAGTGTGCTACTGTAGCAGAGGCGAGAGAGAAGCTGGCAGCAATGAGACTGACAGGCACAGCATTCAGTGAACAGCTGCCGACAGCACAGCTTCACTGGATCATTGCAGACAAAGACGCCTGTATCGTTGTTGAGTCTATGAAGGATGGGCTGCATGTATATGATAATCCGGTAGGAGTGCTTACCAATAATCCACCATTCCTGGGTCAGATGTTTGCACTGAATAATTATGCCGGAGTATCCAGAAAACAGCCGGAGAGTACTTTTGCAGGAGTATTACAGCTTGATGCATATAGCAGAGGAATGGGTGGAATGGGAATACCTGGAGATCTTTCCAGCCAGTCAAGATTTGTGAAAGTTGCCTTTACAAAATTAAATTCGATCTCCGGTGAAGAAGAGGGTGAGAGTGTAAGCCAGTTCTTCCATATCTTAGGATCTGTAGATCAGCAGCGTGGATGTTGTGAGGTGACAGAAGGCAAATATGAGATCACGATATACACGTCCTGTTGTAATACAGCAAAAGGTATTTATTATTATACGACTTATGATAATCATCAGATCACAGCGGTTGACATGCATGCGGAAAATCTGGATTCAGATCAGCTGATCTGTTATCCGCTTCTGTCCAAGGGCGAAGTCAGATGGCAGAATAAATAATACGAAAATGCACGGAGAAAGCATATCGCAGAACAACAGGAGGAAAGACCATGAAAGAAGTTAAAACACCGAAAAAACCACTGGCATATTATTATGGGATTGTGTTAATAGTGCTGATCGTATTTAA
Proteins encoded:
- the bsh gene encoding choloylglycine hydrolase produces the protein MCTAATYKTKDFYMGRTLDYEFSYGEQITITPRNYEFDFRFAGKIKSHYALIGMAFVAGGYPLYYDAVNEKGLGMAGLNFVGNAAYEEALPEDETEVSQVAQFEFIPWILTQCATVAEAREKLAAMRLTGTAFSEQLPTAQLHWIIADKDACIVVESMKDGLHVYDNPVGVLTNNPPFLGQMFALNNYAGVSRKQPESTFAGVLQLDAYSRGMGGMGIPGDLSSQSRFVKVAFTKLNSISGEEEGESVSQFFHILGSVDQQRGCCEVTEGKYEITIYTSCCNTAKGIYYYTTYDNHQITAVDMHAENLDSDQLICYPLLSKGEVRWQNK